The window CAAACATTTTCTTCATGGTATTCCCTTAAAACTGACTAAGCACAATGACAGCGACTGCTTCATACGTCCGCGTGTGATGCACAGGGGGAAGGCAATCAGCTCCCGCCATGTGCATAGACAACATGCATGGGCGCGCGGCAACACACGCCCCGAGGAGGGGTTTCGCTCCCCTAAGGTTGTTGAGTGCACTAATGTGAGCCTATCCGACAGACGAAAGCAATAGCGCGTCAACTACAAAAATGCGTCATTTTCAGTTCGACTTGGTTTCTTAAGCGATTCCGCAATAAACCTCTCTGGGGAGAACTACCCCGCCGAGTGGACAGGGGCGCCATCGTTCGCGAACTTTACGAAACAGAGGGGGCAGCAGACGCTGTCGAGAGAGAGCAGTTCACGCCGCGAAGGCGTCGGCCGCTTCCATCCCCCCGCGTCGAATCATCTCATTGGCAATGCCCAAGGATCGACGCATTCGTAGAACAACGGCGTCCAAGTCGACGATGGAGTAGTGATGATCACTCTCTGCACACCTACGTCGTTTGGACGGAAGATTGTCAGGACGCTACGGATCCGCGGTTGCGAACCGATTCACCCTTACCCATAGCGAGTTAGCGCTCGGGTGTCGCTAAGAGTTCGACGTCAAAGGAAACGTCTGAATCTCTAGCTGCCGATCGATCTGCAGCGGTCTCCCGGTCCCAGTTTGCAAAGAAGTCATCGACTCGCAGCTGAGACGAATTGGCAGAGTCTCTCAACTGCGAACCGCCGGGCTGCGCATCCTCTGCGGATTTGACCAATCCCTCGGCAACGTCGTGAATGACCGTTGCGAGCTCCCGCGTCCGCTCATCCTCGCGATCGGAGAACAAGTCAGGAGTTTTCGCCGGAACAATGACCGGGGCGACGGGCTCGGGATTCGCAATCTGGCTGTCGAGCTCATTGAGATGGTTGATCACGTGGAGGGCGTCCAAGGCCGTGATGAAACCGTCTCCATTGACATTGAACATCGGTCCCTCGTCCAACATTGTGCTGCCGGACTCAATTAAGATCGACCCCACTGACGTCGACTGCTCGCTATTGAGGTAGTTAATGATCGACAGCGCATCCAGGGCTGTGACGTTGCCGTCGCGGTTGACATCAAAGGGGTTATCGAGGTTCGTCGTACCAAGTACAGCCAAACTCACCGGGTCTACTGGAATTCCCGAAGCTGATAGCGACGGGCGAGCAAAATTGCCCACGACAGGCAGCGCATCGGAATCACCAAAGGCGGCGAAAAAGTCCGACCCAAACGACTGTGGTGTGAACGAAATCTCAGTGCCACCCGAGCCGTCAATCGTGGCTGTGATTCGGTCCGGCACTGTGACAACCGATGCAGGCCCGCCTCCCAATGGTGCATCTGCGAGCGGCCTCGTATGACTCATCAAAACATAAAACTCGCCCTGTTCCTCTGGTACTACGCCGGTGCCGTCAGGCTGCCACAGGCCGATGTCAGCGAGGCCGTCACCATTAAAATCAGCCGCAAACGGTTGTTCACGGACACCTGGAAACCCGAATGTGAAGGACACATCCGTGTAGCCGTCGATATTGTCGACGTCGCCACTGCTCAGATTGAGCACGAACAGGTCGTTGGACCATGCGCCGAGATCATCGATCCCATCGCCGTCAAAGTCTCCCACGAACGGCGAACCTGTCATGTTGCCCGCAAGCGTCTTGTCGACTTGGAAGTCATGATCGGTATCGAGGTGCCACGTCGTCCCGCTCTTGAGACCCACCTCATCACCGTTGACTGAATTATCGTCGAAGTTTCCAGCGAAGGGTAGCCCGTTTTGTTGGGGGGATGTCGTCACGACGAGATCGGGAACACCGTTGTTGTTGGTGTCAATCAACCAACGCAACGCTCCCCCGAAAGAGCCATAGGTTGCAAGTTTGTCATATCCATCAGCGATACCATCAGCATCGCGTACGAAATTTCCAGCAATCGTCAGAGAGTTTTGTTCTCCCTGTTTGTAGACGATATCTTCATTCGTAAAATCGCTATCAATCGCCTCAGGATCGAATTGTCGATTCCCATTGGTATCAATGAAGACACTACCGTCGGCGTAAACACCGATTTCTGCTCGCGAATCCACCGTAAAGCGTGCTACAAAATCGCCACCCGGGACTCCATCACCTGAAGGAAACGTCGGACCGCCTTGCGGCTCTTGGGCATCGCTCTCGCCATCGAGCTGGTTCCCGCTGGGGTCGACGATTGAGTCGCTCAACATCAGGGTATAGCGATCGTCCGGCAGAGGAGAATCGAACTGTAATTCGATCGTGGCGGTTGCCGGTCCGCCTGCAGTGACAGGGGCGTTGGTCACAACAATGGCCGAGATGTCGATGATCCCATTGTGATCTCCAGTCAGAGTGTAAAGACCTGCTGCCGAGGAGATGTCGGGGTCCAAGGCTCCGTAGGTAAACCCAGGGAATCGATTGGGGCCGTCCTGAATATGGATGGTGAGACTATTGACCAACGGCGTCGGCCCTTGGCTAACAGGCTTGACGTCAAACAGGTTGTAGGTGGGAATCCCCGTGATTTCAATTGCCTGCTGCGGTCCGGCACCATCAGGATCAACAATCTGCGGTCCGATCGCGTCCACATCAGCAACATTGATGTCATAAATATTAATCGAATCCGGAGTCGCTCCCTGGATACGTACTAAATAGCTAAGCCCAGCCTCCATTCCAATCGCCTGGGTCGCATCATTCGTCTCCGTGGGCAGTCGTGTAATCGGTGTCCCGTCGGCGTTGAAAACGTCTAATCGCAGTTGTCCGTCACCGGGCAGGCCGGCCTGCCCGTTAGCAAGCACGGGGACCGCGTCAAACAATAATTGAAACTCGAAGGTGCCCGTTTTTGGGGCGGTGAAACGATACCAGTCCACATCCGCCTGAAGCTCGGAACCGAGTCCAAACGGATCAGCCTGGGAGCCTGGCGCAATGGATGGTTTGGCCGTGTACTGAACCAAATCTGAAAATTCGGTGGGATTATGAAAGGTACTGTTGTAGGAGAAAACATCTGGGTGAAATACAACGATGCGCCCCAGGCTGTCGCTTCCCGTGCCTCCAAACGTGCTGCTCGATGAATCGGTATCGAGCGGCGCAATATTGACATATTCAATCCCACTGTAGGACACCGGTGACAGCGGACCAACGATCACGGTACCACTCTGTTCGTCGGCTCCCTGATGGTTTTGCACGGTATTGCCAATCCCATCATCGATAACCAGCAGGCGATCACTCGCGTCGGGTTCACCGCCGTGAACGGTCACGCGCAGACTGTTCTCTGGGGTCGCATTGAGATCCTGCGAAATCCGGACACCAATGTCATCGTCGCCCTGCCCAGCGTCCACCTGAGCTTGCTCAATCGTGCCTGCGATCAGGGTGTCGGTATCGTTCACGCCGTTGAGCTGAACGGTGAGGGTCGTCGCCGATGATTGGTCAACGCCGATACTGTCACTGGCGGACGTTCCTTGGATCAAAATCGTATCAAAGCCGCTGCCGCCATCGAACGTGTCGTTGCCAGGACCGCCCATCAGCGTGTCCTCGCCTTCATTGCCGAATAGCTGATTATCGCCAGCGCCGCCATGGAGATGATCGTCACCGGGACCGCCAATCAAGGTAGCGTCGGCGGACAGGAAATCATCGCCCGCTCCGCCCTCAAGGGTCATTAGGATCGTGTCTTGGACTCCCGCTGCCGCCGTGAGGATATCGTTGCCCTCGTTCCCTAACAGCCTTAGCAGATCCTGATCAGCCGCAGCAGCGTTCTTCACTGTGACGTCGTATTCCAGCCCGGCGACGTTCACGACGCCACCCGTACTGGAAACGAGTAGGTCGTCGGTGACGCTGCGACCATGGACCCCGATCATGTCTTTCGACCCAGCGGCGCCGAGGTCTAGATTGACTTTGACCACTTCGGTCGTCGTGAGGTCGGTTAACGTGAACGCATCACCGCCGCCCAGGCCGTTGACATTGATTTGTTGGACGCCCTGCGTATCGACGATGCCCGCACCAAGGATGACCTGGAGATGGGTTGAGTCATTGGCTGGTTGCAACATGAATTCGTCAGCGGCACTGCTGCCGCTGACGTTAAGGATGTCACTTGCATTGCTACCGCCGTCGACAAAGTCGCTGCCATCGCCAGCATTCCAGTTAAAAACATCGCTGTCGGAACCACCAAATAGTCTATCGGTTCCTAGCCCGCCCATGATGATGTCGTTGCCGGCCTCGCCGTTGACTTCATCGTCCCCACCTCCTGCCATGATGACGTCCTGGCCGGCTCCACCGAAAATCAGATCCGCATCATCCGAGCCGGTGATGGTATCATCGCCTAGCCCGCCGAAGATCGTGGCCCCCTGCGAACCGGCCATGTCAATGACATCGTTGCCGTCACCAGCATCGACAAAGTTTTGTATGCCGGGTACATCAAGATCCAGAGTGATATTGTCATTGCCACCAAAAGTGCGCAGCTCAAAGCGGCTCAGGTTGCTGCCGAGCGTGAGCGTGCCTTGGTCAGCAATCGTGACAACCGTGGCGGTCGAGGTCACCGTGTCGACGCCCCCACCACCGAGTAGACTCAGGACATCGAATCCTCCCGTCCCGCCATTGACCGTCACGTCACTTGCGCCGGTGTAATCGAACGATGGTGCTGCGTTGGACCGGTGGCTGCCGCTACCGCCATTGCCCAGACTCACGACAAAATTGTCATCCCGTCCGGTCCCATTGATAGTCAGAGTATCGCTGCCCTGTCCTTCGTAACCAACCTGTTCAACTGCACTGATGTTGATCGTTGACGAAAGTTCGGCGACCTCGATAACCGAAGGTGAGTAGGTCACCGTTTGTGTTCCTTGGGATTCCAATGAGAAAACGTCTCCTCCCTGCCCAGTACCGGTCGTGGAAGAGGACGCTCCACCGCGAATGGTTAAGTCCACATCCCAGACCGCCGCGGCGGGGTCCAGGGTCTGTAGGACGATATCGTCGTCTCCAGCCAATGCGTTTACCGTAAATACCGGTGTGTTTAAGAACAGGATGCTCGGCCCGGCGTTGAGGCTGACGGTGAAGTCCTGAACGCCGTCGGCTGCCGTGTGTGTGGAACTGTCGCGGGCGATGATGGTGATAGCGTCGTCACCGTTGGTACCCTGGAATACTCCTCCCGTACCACCGGAGACAGAAAGCTGTTCAATATGATCCCAACTGACACGCTGTGCGTCACTCGGCACGAGTCCGCCGGAATCATTCTCGGGGCCTGATTCGAGCATGTACGTCGATGTCGGCAGGAAATTGATCAGGTCGCCGGCAGTACTGCCGATCGGATTGCCGCCATTGACGAACACTGGAATTGTGCCAGGAGTGATGTTGAAGGTGTCGTTGCCACCTCTGCCATTGAGTGTTAAGCCAACGAAGTTTTCCATTTCGACGTTGAAGAGTCCAACGAGTTCGGCGGTATCGTCGAGCAGAGTGGTCGTGTCAGCAGCTGAGGTGTCGCGTTGGTTCACGGTTAGCTGCTCGTCCTCGCCTGAGTTCGCGTTCGCCGAGATTTCCTCCACGTTCGTGAACGAGACCAGTTGACTATTCAGCGCGGACGTCACGCCAGGTGAGTCGATGTGTCCGGCCTGTGGAGCGGTCGCGGTCACACTCGTGCGATCAATCAGTCCTACGACGTTGTTGTAAATGATCTGGTCGTCACCGGTGCCGCCATCGATCGTCACGCCAACATTCCACGGCAGCACCGACGTGGCGAACGGGGCCACGGTGATGACATCAGCCATGTCGTTGGCATTGAAGTAAAAGCTGTCCACGTCGGTGAACGCGATAGGCACGCCGCCATTGAGCGAGAACGTACCCGCTTGCGGACCCGTGCCCGTCAGGGTCAGCGTGTCGGCGTCACCGGCGGCTGCCAAAAGCGTGATACTGCCACCGCCACTTGCATTGAGGATGTTCACGAACTCGAAGTTGTTGAACGTCACCGGTTGCATGCCCGCAGCCGTGATCTGGTTGCCGGCGATGGTGACGGCAAGGCCGTTGGCGTTGAAGTTCAGCGTGTCGCTGCCATCGCCAGCGTCCACTGTGATCGGCGTCGCGAGCTGGGGCGCGATTGTAAACGTGTCGTCGTCGTCGGCATTGTCGCCGACGCCAATCGTGGCCGTCGGCGAAACGAGCGTGCCGGCGATCATCACGTTGGCGCCGGTCGTATCGGCCGGGTCGTCGTCAAAGTCAGCTGTGATGACGATCTCGGTACTCGCTTGGATCGTCGAGCCCGACTCAACGATAATATTGTCACCGGCCTGGAGCGTAACAGATGAGCCGGTGGACTCGATGGTGGCACCTGACATGACGGTCAGGTCATCACCGGAGTTCGCGGTGTCTGATGCGGTCAGCACGATCGCCCCCGCCGCGGTGATGTCCGAGTCGATGGTCAGCGGACTGCCGGAGTTGATCGTTACCGCAGCGGTAGCATCGTTGGCACTCACTGGGCCGCTGACCGTGATGCCTTCGCCACCCACGGTGCTGCCCTGATTGGAAATCACGACATCGCCGCCACCGGAGTTTGAGATGCCCGTGATGTCGAGCGCCGCCGGGTCACCGGCGATGTTGGCAATCACGATGTCCCCGCTGGTGGTGTTGGTGGCATTGAGCGTAGCCACACGTGTTTCAATGGGATCCGTTGTCGCTCCGATGCCGCCTGCGGCAGCGATGTTCAGTCCTGTGGCCAGGACGTCCGCCCCAGCTCCCGCGTCGGCGTCGCTGATGGCGCCGGTCGAGATCAGGGTGACACTGCCGGTGGTCTGAATTTGGTCGATGGCAGTGGCGCCAGTCACTTCCAAGTAGCTGTCCGTTGGGCCAGCAGTCACATTGACCACCCCGCTGACGTCGAGGCCGAGCGGTTCGGCAGCGGAGCCGATCACATTTGCTTGATCACGGGCCAAGATGGCCTGGTCACGAACACGTTCGGAGGCATCGCGAACAATCGCTGAATTGGCGGCCGCTGCCAGCGAAATGGAGTTCGCTTCCGACAAGGAATTTTGCGACGCCAGCGCCAGATTCAGTGAGGACGAGTCGGCGAGAAGTTGCGCGGTCGCAGCTGACTTTTCATTGCCCAAGTCGGTCACGGTAAACGCATACGAGGTCGCCGCGATGGAGGCCACGTTCAGTGCAACCTGGGCAACATTTAAACCAATTTGGAGTCCAGCCAAAATCGTGCCTGCACCTAAATCACCAGTCAGCGGAATGGCTTGGGCAGGTCCCGCAACCAGTGCTGCGGCACTTGTCGCGACACTGGCAGCACTGACGACGGTGCCCGCAGTTGCCACAGCCACGTTCAGACCGTTCGAAGTATTCGTTGCACGGTTATATGCGTCGGCAGCAGAATCGGCGGCAACCTTGTCATTGGCAACCGCAACTTGTAAGTCCTCTACATATAGATTGGCAATGTTGAGTTGGCCTTCGAGAGCGTTGGCCGTGGTTTGCTCTGCGGCCGCCTGCGCTGTGAACGCTGCCGCGTTAGCGATTGCAAACTCTTCATCGAGTTCGGCCTGGCGTGCCGTCGGAGCGGCACCAGCGAGTGTCGCTGTCCCAGCGATCACGTTCACGGCCGTCCCGTTGCCGTCGACAATAATCCCGGCGTGGGATTCGACAGTGACGTCACCCGCCCCGGCATCGAACTGGCCTATCGTGATGGTTCGGTCGGCGGTAGCGAGAATGTTTCCGCCCGCCGTCTTGAGGTTGCCCAACACGGCGACGGCCCCGCTCTCCACGACGGTCCCCGATTGGATGGTGATCGTGCCGGCACCAGTCGTCTCAATCGTGTCTGCGGGATCAAGAAATACGATGGCCCCGGTTGTCGTTTGCAGCAGGAGAGATCGACCGGACGCGATGGTGGCAGTATCGTCGCTGATGTTTTCAATCGCGATCGAATCTGCATTGAACGTCAGCGTGCCGCTGCCCGC of the Allorhodopirellula heiligendammensis genome contains:
- a CDS encoding dockerin type I domain-containing protein, whose product is MMSNLFGSERPLRTKSSRRRRRIKQRSTLASLFLERLEDRRMLATLDLSGGALSYDGSSATGTLAVELVGTDYQFTDTENITVSGADAASCTGTGTMVVSCAVSAVTSVDIDVAHAATISDLTLTGNLSVAAGNVTLNGPVTSGDTVTLTASDGAITDNNTSDPDIAGTNINLTATTGIGASTDANPTLEINGTNLNAATSGGDIFITDTAGGVALEAVSAGAGLINLTSQNGAITDGNGADVNLTAANGLTLTTTGANNAIGTSSDAIETAIATLTATTNDGDIYIADTAGGVALGAVSAGAGFIGLTAQDGAITDGNGADINLTAANGVSLTATGTNNAIGTTGDAIETATTSLTAATNDGDIYITDTAGGVALGAVTAGAGFIGLTAQNGAITDGNGADVNLTAANGVSLTTTGAHNGIGTADDAIETTTGSLDATTNDGNIYLTDTDGGVALGAVSAGAAFIDLTAQNGAITDGNGADVNLTAANGVSLTTTGSSSAIGTADDAIETAIGALTATTNDGGIYIADSNGPGMIINAVLAKENGHTPYIDGNNQIVLDNNGTQGTDDVSISVQGNVLLNTVTAPDMATITSIAGRVLDINEGSNNVLGQSVSLISNGSIGQDGDAIESSVETFSASTTDGSIFLSSLLVSTAASVVAGGAGNQVLVTSTSPSLQIQTITAQGNVTVQNGGGSLLDDNGTDVNITGSTVSLSGASGIGTEVDPLETHTANLSATVSAPASGITPAAVIFIDNNDGGLVAVSSVAATTNGGDVAINYLGGSLSFVGSTQVLNAAGAAVTFETKTGDVKVGLVDAGSSDISIITPGAITDEGNDADVDVRGGSVRLTAGSGIGGDSNEIETDVVSLEATTSAQGIFISEASAFTVSVSATAGDINVSNTTGDMTLGLVSSPSQVTLHTSGAILDGNGADNNVSADTLNLSAANGIGSSGDALEISVNTLTADGGAGGGLWIANSMALALASAAATGGPVSISASGDLTVSSVTATGQDVTLKASGKLIDGNGTTTNVSAASATLNGSMIGTSSDKIETEVSTLTAATTSGGVFVSDVGTGSLTLTATATGQAADIDIDSAGSIVLTTAIAQGDTVKLDAAGTITNGNAPPPPVKSNIIAKTLEITAPGGIGTPTNPLEADVNQVAVADGGSVGANINFTGPLLLTEAALEAAGSGTLTFNADSIAIENISDDTATIASGRSLLLQTTTGAIVFLDPADTIETTGAGTITIQSGTVVESGAVAVLGNLKTAGGNILATADRTITIGQFDAGAGDVTVESHAGIIVDGNGTAVNVIAGTATLAGAAPTARQAELDEEFAIANAAAFTAQAAAEQTTANALEGQLNIANLYVEDLQVAVANDKVAADSAADAYNRATNTSNGLNVAVATAGTVVSAASVATSAAALVAGPAQAIPLTGDLGAGTILAGLQIGLNVAQVALNVASIAATSYAFTVTDLGNEKSAATAQLLADSSSLNLALASQNSLSEANSISLAAAANSAIVRDASERVRDQAILARDQANVIGSAAEPLGLDVSGVVNVTAGPTDSYLEVTGATAIDQIQTTGSVTLISTGAISDADAGAGADVLATGLNIAAAGGIGATTDPIETRVATLNATNTTSGDIVIANIAGDPAALDITGISNSGGGDVVISNQGSTVGGEGITVSGPVSANDATAAVTINSGSPLTIDSDITAAGAIVLTASDTANSGDDLTVMSGATIESTGSSVTLQAGDNIIVESGSTIQASTEIVITADFDDDPADTTGANVMIAGTLVSPTATIGVGDNADDDDTFTIAPQLATPITVDAGDGSDTLNFNANGLAVTIAGNQITAAGMQPVTFNNFEFVNILNASGGGSITLLAAAGDADTLTLTGTGPQAGTFSLNGGVPIAFTDVDSFYFNANDMADVITVAPFATSVLPWNVGVTIDGGTGDDQIIYNNVVGLIDRTSVTATAPQAGHIDSPGVTSALNSQLVSFTNVEEISANANSGEDEQLTVNQRDTSAADTTTLLDDTAELVGLFNVEMENFVGLTLNGRGGNDTFNITPGTIPVFVNGGNPIGSTAGDLINFLPTSTYMLESGPENDSGGLVPSDAQRVSWDHIEQLSVSGGTGGVFQGTNGDDAITIIARDSSTHTAADGVQDFTVSLNAGPSILFLNTPVFTVNALAGDDDIVLQTLDPAAAVWDVDLTIRGGASSSTTGTGQGGDVFSLESQGTQTVTYSPSVIEVAELSSTINISAVEQVGYEGQGSDTLTINGTGRDDNFVVSLGNGGSGSHRSNAAPSFDYTGASDVTVNGGTGGFDVLSLLGGGGVDTVTSTATVVTIADQGTLTLGSNLSRFELRTFGGNDNITLDLDVPGIQNFVDAGDGNDVIDMAGSQGATIFGGLGDDTITGSDDADLIFGGAGQDVIMAGGGDDEVNGEAGNDIIMGGLGTDRLFGGSDSDVFNWNAGDGSDFVDGGSNASDILNVSGSSAADEFMLQPANDSTHLQVILGAGIVDTQGVQQINVNGLGGGDAFTLTDLTTTEVVKVNLDLGAAGSKDMIGVHGRSVTDDLLVSSTGGVVNVAGLEYDVTVKNAAAADQDLLRLLGNEGNDILTAAAGVQDTILMTLEGGAGDDFLSADATLIGGPGDDHLHGGAGDNQLFGNEGEDTLMGGPGNDTFDGGSGFDTILIQGTSASDSIGVDQSSATTLTVQLNGVNDTDTLIAGTIEQAQVDAGQGDDDIGVRISQDLNATPENSLRVTVHGGEPDASDRLLVIDDGIGNTVQNHQGADEQSGTVIVGPLSPVSYSGIEYVNIAPLDTDSSSSTFGGTGSDSLGRIVVFHPDVFSYNSTFHNPTEFSDLVQYTAKPSIAPGSQADPFGLGSELQADVDWYRFTAPKTGTFEFQLLFDAVPVLANGQAGLPGDGQLRLDVFNADGTPITRLPTETNDATQAIGMEAGLSYLVRIQGATPDSINIYDINVADVDAIGPQIVDPDGAGPQQAIEITGIPTYNLFDVKPVSQGPTPLVNSLTIHIQDGPNRFPGFTYGALDPDISSAAGLYTLTGDHNGIIDISAIVVTNAPVTAGGPATATIELQFDSPLPDDRYTLMLSDSIVDPSGNQLDGESDAQEPQGGPTFPSGDGVPGGDFVARFTVDSRAEIGVYADGSVFIDTNGNRQFDPEAIDSDFTNEDIVYKQGEQNSLTIAGNFVRDADGIADGYDKLATYGSFGGALRWLIDTNNNGVPDLVVTTSPQQNGLPFAGNFDDNSVNGDEVGLKSGTTWHLDTDHDFQVDKTLAGNMTGSPFVGDFDGDGIDDLGAWSNDLFVLNLSSGDVDNIDGYTDVSFTFGFPGVREQPFAADFNGDGLADIGLWQPDGTGVVPEEQGEFYVLMSHTRPLADAPLGGGPASVVTVPDRITATIDGSGGTEISFTPQSFGSDFFAAFGDSDALPVVGNFARPSLSASGIPVDPVSLAVLGTTNLDNPFDVNRDGNVTALDALSIINYLNSEQSTSVGSILIESGSTMLDEGPMFNVNGDGFITALDALHVINHLNELDSQIANPEPVAPVIVPAKTPDLFSDREDERTRELATVIHDVAEGLVKSAEDAQPGGSQLRDSANSSQLRVDDFFANWDRETAADRSAARDSDVSFDVELLATPER